Proteins from a single region of Butyrivibrio fibrisolvens:
- a CDS encoding sensor domain-containing diguanylate cyclase encodes MDKKDVASSIDNGIGQFTAEASDIVDEYTPLFDVDAYPKSQRELIIECNRRIDEANSKCRIARYREDMFARGLKAGMYFCTFDREENLISFEFNDETRQMLGYDGLDDLPNEFDSWVKTLVPEERDGIVKLFWDSIKCHRDLPDITHATYRMQKKDGSIIWVTGAGRFIRRIDDGSLEIYMGCYRDITAQRDLKEYLKIVEAIGKVFNFSMFIDVRDMSYRMISTNEYVEMADKDPDALVFLKNNVKATVAESFHQSLYNWLDRDKIIAAIEEHGSTSMEFYSEEANRWFNGVFMVGDRNEDGSLAHIVYGCMDTTDTKLQSLAQQKKISEFEAEIYVDSLSKIRNRRFLDDKLKFEPCKAVVMADIDLFKNVNDTAGHQGGDEAIQKVAKLLEHSVRKDDVVIRYGGDEFMIVFFDITRANLKSKLVYLKSALKEIKIDNSPEVRITMSFGAAYGTELVNNLIGVADKALYESKKTRDTYTVIAN; translated from the coding sequence ATGGATAAAAAAGATGTAGCAAGCAGCATAGATAATGGTATAGGCCAGTTTACAGCTGAAGCTAGTGATATTGTTGATGAGTATACGCCTTTATTTGACGTAGATGCTTATCCCAAGTCGCAGCGTGAACTAATAATTGAATGTAATAGAAGAATTGATGAAGCAAATAGTAAATGCCGGATCGCCAGATACAGAGAGGATATGTTTGCTAGAGGGTTAAAGGCAGGTATGTACTTCTGTACTTTCGACCGAGAAGAGAACCTTATCAGTTTTGAATTCAATGATGAGACCAGACAGATGCTGGGCTATGACGGACTAGACGATCTTCCTAATGAATTTGACAGCTGGGTCAAGACTCTTGTTCCGGAAGAAAGGGATGGTATAGTTAAGCTGTTTTGGGATTCGATCAAGTGCCATCGTGATCTGCCGGATATCACTCATGCTACATATCGTATGCAGAAGAAAGACGGCAGTATCATATGGGTCACAGGAGCAGGAAGATTTATAAGACGCATAGATGACGGCTCACTGGAGATCTACATGGGGTGTTACCGCGATATTACAGCTCAGAGAGATCTGAAGGAGTATCTTAAGATAGTTGAGGCTATAGGTAAGGTCTTTAATTTCTCTATGTTCATAGATGTTAGAGATATGAGCTACCGCATGATAAGTACCAATGAATATGTTGAGATGGCAGATAAAGATCCTGATGCTTTAGTATTTCTAAAAAATAATGTTAAAGCGACTGTTGCAGAAAGCTTCCATCAAAGCTTATATAACTGGCTTGATAGAGACAAGATCATTGCAGCTATCGAGGAACATGGATCGACAAGCATGGAATTCTACAGTGAAGAAGCAAACCGCTGGTTCAATGGTGTCTTCATGGTGGGTGACAGAAATGAAGACGGTAGCCTTGCGCATATAGTCTACGGCTGTATGGATACTACGGATACTAAATTGCAGAGCCTGGCTCAGCAGAAAAAGATATCTGAGTTTGAGGCAGAAATCTATGTCGATTCTCTCTCTAAGATCCGAAACAGAAGGTTCCTTGATGATAAGCTTAAATTCGAGCCTTGCAAGGCGGTAGTTATGGCAGATATCGATCTGTTCAAGAATGTCAATGATACAGCCGGTCACCAGGGCGGAGATGAAGCTATACAAAAAGTGGCCAAACTTCTCGAACACTCTGTCAGAAAAGATGATGTTGTCATACGCTACGGCGGTGATGAGTTCATGATAGTTTTTTTCGATATAACAAGAGCAAATCTTAAAAGCAAACTTGTATACCTTAAGTCGGCACTTAAAGAGATCAAGATTGATAACAGCCCAGAAGTACGTATAACCATGAGCTTCGGCGCAGCCTACGGGACAGAACTTGTCAATAATCTTATCGGAGTTGCTGATAAGGCACTGTACGAGTCCAAAAAGACGCGTGATACATACACTGTGATCGCAAACTGA
- a CDS encoding GHKL domain-containing protein, whose product MYDELRSFKHDYVNVLLTLSSFIDNNDMDGLNAYFKSTVLPTSEKLNQGKYYLHKLSKIKEPAIKGMLSAKFINAMNLGINLFVDIMDDIPEISMSVLDLTRILGIYIDNAVEAALETESKEIKFNVVLDQSSVAIIVANSFVNKGIFLSEIEKKGISTKGEGRGIGLDNVRKILESYENVSKMTEINDNYFSQTLVIEKMTA is encoded by the coding sequence ATGTACGACGAGCTTCGTTCCTTCAAACACGATTATGTAAATGTACTCCTGACATTATCAAGCTTTATCGACAATAATGATATGGACGGCCTTAACGCATATTTTAAAAGCACAGTCCTTCCAACAAGCGAAAAGCTCAATCAGGGCAAATACTACCTTCACAAGCTTTCTAAGATAAAAGAACCTGCGATCAAAGGTATGCTCTCTGCCAAGTTCATAAACGCCATGAACCTTGGAATTAACCTTTTCGTCGATATTATGGACGATATCCCTGAGATATCTATGAGTGTTCTGGATCTTACAAGAATTCTTGGAATATATATAGATAATGCTGTAGAAGCCGCTCTTGAAACTGAAAGTAAAGAGATCAAGTTCAATGTAGTTCTTGACCAAAGCTCTGTAGCTATCATTGTAGCCAATTCTTTTGTAAATAAAGGTATATTCCTTTCTGAAATTGAGAAAAAAGGCATCAGTACTAAAGGTGAAGGCAGAGGTATTGGTCTTGACAACGTACGTAAGATACTTGAAAGCTATGAAAATGTAAGCAAGATGACAGAAATAAATGACAACTACTTTTCCCAGACACTTGTGATTGAAAAGATGACAGCGTAA
- a CDS encoding LytTR family DNA-binding domain-containing protein, whose protein sequence is MLNIYICEDDKTQRGLMTEYVNQVIMIEDYDLKLMLSTDDPYKVLSTIDDNPNVGLYFLDIELASDMNGLTLAQQIRKKDPRGFIVFVTTHSEMCYMTFTYKVEALDFILKDDQDNLHMRIHQCINNAYSRYSAVNNHANQIYAVKIGDKEYCIPVEEILYIETSSSPHKVIMHTPARILEFNGKIKEIKDELGSNFIICHRSTVINKKHLREVDLKNRTVTLSNGEVCVVSTRYIHSLTKCS, encoded by the coding sequence ATGTTAAATATTTATATTTGTGAAGATGATAAGACCCAGCGAGGTTTGATGACAGAATATGTGAATCAAGTCATCATGATAGAAGATTACGATCTTAAACTGATGCTTTCTACAGATGATCCATACAAGGTTTTATCGACAATAGATGATAATCCAAATGTTGGACTATACTTTTTGGATATAGAACTTGCGTCAGATATGAACGGACTGACTCTTGCCCAGCAGATCAGGAAGAAGGATCCTCGCGGATTCATTGTCTTTGTAACAACTCATTCTGAGATGTGCTACATGACCTTTACTTATAAGGTTGAGGCTCTTGATTTTATATTAAAAGATGATCAGGATAACCTCCACATGCGCATTCATCAGTGCATAAATAATGCATATTCCAGATACTCAGCAGTTAATAATCATGCAAATCAGATATATGCTGTGAAGATTGGAGATAAGGAATATTGCATACCTGTTGAGGAGATCCTTTACATAGAGACTTCATCAAGCCCTCACAAAGTTATCATGCATACCCCCGCAAGAATACTTGAATTTAATGGGAAGATAAAAGAAATCAAAGATGAACTTGGATCTAACTTCATAATCTGTCACAGATCCACCGTGATCAACAAAAAACATTTACGGGAAGTAGACCTTAAAAACCGCACGGTTACACTGAGTAATGGTGAAGTGTGTGTCGTCTCCACAAGATATATACATTCCCTTACCAAATGCTCATAA
- a CDS encoding DUF4097 family beta strand repeat-containing protein: MFHFIKNGKTRGISITFEDFGEMIDFETGLGDFSKIDVDLSIGDLSIVAGDGYSLKYRYPEKLQPEYEVKDGTLVVKTKTENKISVSDDISEKTYLTITVPTGTEFKDVKLDDSMGDITVRGVNSAKLVIEDSMGDVSVSEASFGTISIDDSMGDIKVTDVKADELKGAASMGDFEIETSDIAKVKWDSSMGKITLKGTFVNLELEDSMGDIKVDSESAWTGKLETSMGDIVVNGAKKGDSYSQ; this comes from the coding sequence ATGTTTCATTTTATCAAAAACGGTAAAACAAGAGGTATCAGCATTACATTTGAAGATTTTGGAGAAATGATCGATTTTGAAACTGGACTAGGTGACTTCTCCAAGATCGATGTAGATCTCTCAATCGGTGATCTTAGCATAGTTGCAGGCGATGGATATAGCCTTAAATACAGATATCCTGAAAAGCTTCAGCCTGAATACGAAGTTAAAGACGGAACATTGGTCGTAAAGACAAAGACAGAGAATAAGATATCTGTATCAGATGATATATCTGAGAAAACATATTTAACTATCACAGTTCCCACAGGTACTGAGTTTAAAGATGTAAAGCTTGATGATTCCATGGGAGACATAACAGTCAGAGGCGTAAACAGTGCTAAACTTGTAATCGAGGATAGCATGGGAGATGTAAGTGTAAGCGAAGCAAGCTTTGGAACTATCAGCATCGATGACAGCATGGGTGATATCAAAGTAACAGATGTTAAAGCTGATGAACTTAAAGGCGCTGCATCGATGGGCGATTTCGAAATAGAAACATCTGATATAGCTAAAGTAAAATGGGACAGCTCCATGGGCAAGATTACGCTTAAGGGAACCTTCGTAAATCTTGAGCTTGAAGATTCTATGGGTGATATCAAAGTTGATAGCGAGAGTGCATGGACTGGTAAGCTCGAGACATCTATGGGCGATATTGTTGTGAATGGTGCAAAGAAGGGCGATAGCTATTCACAATAA
- a CDS encoding DegV family protein: protein MVKIFSDSTCDLSKELLDRYEIGIIPLFVRLGDVEFLDGVNITPEALYKWSDEHNDTPKTAAPSIEDVAKIFNPDSTDEYIVFTISSSMSACFNNVRLAAESLEIEDRVHIIDSANLSTGIGLLVIRAAELAKEGKTASEIADEIESLKDKVRASFVIDTLVYLHRGGRCSGLAALFGTALKLHPRIAVSGGAMHPEKKYRGNSHKYVMDYVKDMESDLKNARKDRVFITHSGCDKEIVEQVREYLLSLNHFDEILETRAGSVVSSHCGPGTLGVLFISD, encoded by the coding sequence ATGGTTAAGATTTTTTCAGACAGCACTTGTGATCTGTCAAAAGAATTATTAGACAGGTATGAAATTGGTATAATTCCCTTATTTGTAAGACTTGGTGATGTTGAATTTCTAGATGGCGTCAATATTACACCAGAAGCTTTGTATAAATGGTCTGATGAACATAACGATACACCTAAGACTGCAGCTCCAAGTATAGAGGACGTAGCAAAGATCTTTAATCCTGACAGTACAGATGAATATATCGTCTTCACTATCTCATCTTCTATGTCCGCATGTTTTAATAATGTACGTCTCGCTGCTGAATCTTTAGAAATCGAGGACAGAGTTCATATCATAGATTCTGCTAATCTTTCTACTGGTATCGGCCTTCTGGTAATAAGAGCTGCAGAGCTTGCAAAAGAAGGAAAGACAGCTTCAGAAATCGCAGATGAGATTGAAAGCCTTAAAGATAAGGTCCGCGCAAGTTTTGTAATAGATACTCTTGTTTATCTCCACAGAGGTGGACGCTGCTCTGGTCTTGCAGCACTTTTCGGAACAGCCCTTAAGCTCCATCCAAGGATTGCCGTATCAGGCGGCGCTATGCACCCTGAAAAGAAATATCGCGGCAATAGCCATAAGTACGTTATGGATTATGTAAAGGATATGGAATCAGATCTTAAGAACGCCAGAAAAGACCGCGTATTTATCACACATTCAGGATGTGATAAAGAAATCGTAGAACAAGTAAGAGAATACCTTTTAAGCCTCAATCACTTTGACGAAATCCTTGAAACACGCGCAGGAAGCGTCGTATCTTCTCATTGCGGTCCAGGAACGCTTGGCGTTCTTTTCATATCAGACTAA
- a CDS encoding Uma2 family endonuclease produces the protein MPLIKAELKTIDYIYALPEGERAELVDGVIYNMAPPSVNHQRIARDLTTDLTNYIRKNNGKCEAFLAPFAVFLNNDDYNYVEPDIAVICDKNKLDDKGCHGAPDFIIEIVSPSSKKMDYMIKLFKYRSAGVREYWIVDPDKKMVRTYNFIENETADYPFSESIPVGIYPGFELKISI, from the coding sequence ATGCCTTTAATTAAAGCTGAACTAAAAACTATAGACTATATATATGCCCTACCTGAAGGGGAACGTGCTGAATTAGTCGATGGCGTCATTTATAATATGGCTCCGCCGTCTGTAAATCACCAAAGGATTGCTCGCGATTTAACAACAGATCTAACTAATTATATACGCAAAAACAATGGAAAATGCGAAGCATTTTTAGCTCCATTCGCAGTTTTTCTCAACAACGATGATTACAACTATGTTGAACCAGATATTGCAGTAATATGCGACAAGAACAAGCTTGATGACAAGGGATGTCATGGAGCTCCTGATTTTATCATTGAGATTGTAAGCCCTTCCAGCAAGAAGATGGATTACATGATAAAACTCTTCAAGTATAGAAGCGCCGGTGTTCGCGAATATTGGATAGTGGATCCTGATAAAAAGATGGTCAGAACCTATAACTTTATTGAAAATGAAACAGCAGATTATCCGTTCTCTGAAAGCATTCCAGTTGGAATTTATCCTGGATTTGAACTTAAAATTAGCATTTAA
- a CDS encoding GH25 family lysozyme, with amino-acid sequence MNINIKSIKKKLIKVLILIAIIAIIGVANLASISSRFYPIKGIDVSHHQGTIDWSQVPDKGISFAYIKATEGSGHVDTKLSANYEGAKENGIDYGFYHFLSLESPAQSQFDNYKAAIADYDMTLIPAIDVEWYGDMRQNKPDKELVIKQVQELSDLMEDEYGVKPLIYTTQTFYFTYLWGEFKDNPLWIRNTACTPVQKFAIWQYTEKLDFEGIVEFGRYVDGNVTNKKKLSTLYVK; translated from the coding sequence ATGAATATAAATATAAAGTCCATAAAGAAGAAACTTATCAAAGTCCTTATTCTCATCGCCATCATTGCCATAATAGGCGTTGCGAATCTGGCATCTATATCATCCAGGTTTTATCCAATAAAGGGAATTGACGTATCACACCACCAGGGAACCATTGACTGGAGCCAGGTTCCTGATAAGGGGATCTCATTTGCATATATCAAGGCTACTGAAGGTAGTGGACATGTAGATACCAAGCTTTCTGCTAATTATGAAGGCGCTAAGGAGAATGGCATTGATTATGGCTTCTATCACTTCCTAAGCCTTGAAAGCCCAGCTCAGTCCCAGTTTGATAACTATAAGGCTGCAATAGCAGACTACGATATGACCTTAATTCCTGCAATTGACGTTGAGTGGTACGGCGATATGAGGCAGAATAAACCCGATAAGGAGCTTGTTATTAAGCAGGTACAGGAACTGTCTGACCTTATGGAAGATGAATACGGAGTAAAACCGCTCATATACACAACCCAGACTTTCTACTTCACATATCTGTGGGGCGAATTCAAAGATAATCCCCTCTGGATAAGAAATACAGCCTGTACACCGGTTCAGAAGTTCGCTATATGGCAGTACACTGAAAAGCTCGATTTTGAGGGCATCGTAGAGTTTGGCAGATATGTTGATGGTAACGTGACTAATAAGAAAAAATTGAGCACATTATATGTTAAATAA
- a CDS encoding PEP/pyruvate-binding domain-containing protein, with product MAAFDRIESGIPEMDKALDNIRLGDNVVFRVSDLSEFKLFVDPYIAQAKKDGRNIIYFRFASHEPLVEDCPEVKTINVPLTHRFETFTVDIHNIIEKEGKDAFYVFDCLSELQIRWATDLMMGNFFRVTCPFLFILDTVAFFPIIRGKHSFHAVNKILNTTQLFLDVYSDSKHVYVRPEKVWNRDSETMFLPHIYNKEDNTFRPILDGVQSSRFYQLLDNFQRPGEDQYIDFWDKFFNMARMQYDNDMDIEESCNIMCNIMMTRDEKMRAMVRKHFKPDDYFNVRSHMIGTGLIGGKACGMLLARAIIRNMSPEIDEVLEPHDSFFIGSDIYYTYIVDNEFWDLRIRQRTEEEYFSLADEFALKLKQGVFAEDLKTKFKNILDYYGQDPFIVRSSSILEDGFGNAFAGKYESVFCANRGTLEERLDEFENAVRTVYASTMSLSALDYRKRRGLDKRDEQMSLLVQRVSGSYYGSYYMPCAAGVGYSYSPYQFLQGIDPKAGMLRLVMGLGTSAVDRTMGSYPRLVSLDMPQATSCVTVAEKHQFSQRAVEAVDVSEHTLKRLELKEIEEKIPVYLKNTLLEHDYEVESSLRSRGIYRDVRFISCLGLVKKDILMSQMQQLMHLIQEEYQHPVDIEFTMNLSENGEYSINLLQCRPLQVFKDTAGVSIPDKVSEDKIILESKGSSMGLSRCTPIDLLVYVEPKAYYNMPYADKARMAKVIGKINWGFRGEDRHMMLIVPGRIGTSSPELGVPTTFADISEFEAVCEVEEKEAGYNPELSYGSHIFQDLVEADILYTAVFANEKTLHFSLDILKEHKNIASEYIANDADADIVKVYDLKDSECNLYYDLEQNHLLLSFE from the coding sequence ATGGCTGCATTTGATAGGATTGAATCCGGTATACCGGAGATGGATAAAGCGCTTGATAATATTAGGCTTGGAGATAACGTCGTCTTCAGGGTTTCGGATCTGTCTGAGTTTAAGCTGTTCGTAGATCCCTATATAGCCCAGGCTAAGAAGGATGGCAGGAATATTATCTATTTCAGGTTTGCAAGTCACGAACCTTTAGTAGAGGACTGCCCTGAAGTTAAGACCATAAATGTCCCACTTACTCACCGTTTCGAGACCTTTACTGTAGATATTCACAACATTATAGAAAAAGAAGGTAAGGATGCCTTCTATGTTTTTGACTGCCTGTCAGAACTCCAGATAAGGTGGGCAACTGACCTTATGATGGGCAATTTTTTCAGAGTGACCTGTCCGTTTCTTTTTATTCTTGATACTGTAGCTTTTTTCCCAATTATAAGGGGTAAGCACTCGTTCCATGCGGTCAATAAGATTCTTAATACGACCCAGCTCTTTCTTGATGTATATTCCGATTCCAAGCATGTATATGTAAGGCCTGAGAAGGTGTGGAACCGTGATTCTGAGACTATGTTTCTGCCTCATATTTATAACAAAGAAGACAATACCTTCAGGCCGATACTTGATGGAGTACAGTCAAGCCGCTTTTACCAGCTTCTTGATAACTTCCAAAGACCGGGTGAAGACCAGTATATAGACTTCTGGGATAAGTTCTTCAATATGGCCAGGATGCAGTATGACAACGATATGGACATCGAAGAGTCCTGTAATATCATGTGCAATATCATGATGACAAGAGACGAGAAGATGCGTGCAATGGTCAGAAAGCATTTCAAGCCCGATGACTATTTTAATGTCAGAAGCCATATGATAGGAACGGGGCTTATTGGTGGTAAGGCCTGCGGAATGCTGCTTGCAAGAGCTATCATCCGCAATATGAGCCCTGAGATCGATGAGGTATTGGAGCCGCACGATTCATTTTTTATCGGATCTGATATTTACTATACCTATATCGTAGACAACGAATTCTGGGATCTTCGCATCCGCCAAAGGACTGAGGAAGAGTACTTTTCGCTTGCGGATGAATTTGCTTTGAAGCTTAAACAGGGAGTTTTTGCAGAGGATCTTAAGACCAAGTTCAAGAATATCCTTGATTATTACGGACAGGATCCTTTTATTGTCAGGTCCAGTAGTATCCTTGAAGACGGCTTTGGTAATGCCTTTGCGGGAAAATATGAGTCGGTTTTCTGCGCCAACAGAGGCACTTTGGAAGAAAGGCTTGACGAGTTTGAAAACGCTGTAAGGACAGTTTATGCATCCACAATGAGTCTGTCTGCCCTCGACTATAGAAAAAGGCGCGGCCTTGATAAAAGAGATGAACAGATGTCTCTTCTGGTTCAGCGCGTATCAGGTTCTTATTACGGTTCTTACTATATGCCTTGCGCGGCGGGTGTTGGCTATTCTTACAGCCCTTATCAGTTCCTTCAGGGAATTGACCCCAAGGCCGGTATGCTTCGACTTGTAATGGGGCTTGGAACATCAGCGGTTGACAGGACTATGGGTTCATATCCGCGCCTTGTAAGTCTTGATATGCCTCAGGCGACGTCGTGCGTGACTGTGGCTGAGAAGCACCAGTTCTCGCAAAGGGCGGTTGAAGCTGTAGATGTAAGCGAACATACTTTGAAGAGACTGGAACTAAAAGAAATTGAAGAAAAGATACCTGTATATCTAAAAAATACTCTTCTTGAGCATGACTATGAAGTTGAGAGTTCACTTAGATCCCGCGGAATATATCGCGATGTCAGATTCATATCATGCCTTGGACTTGTCAAAAAAGATATACTGATGTCTCAGATGCAGCAGCTAATGCACCTTATACAGGAAGAATATCAGCACCCGGTTGATATAGAGTTCACCATGAACCTGTCAGAAAACGGTGAGTATTCAATCAACCTTCTTCAGTGCAGGCCTTTGCAAGTCTTCAAGGATACAGCAGGAGTATCGATTCCTGACAAAGTATCGGAAGATAAGATTATCCTTGAAAGTAAAGGCTCATCAATGGGACTTTCAAGGTGTACGCCTATTGATTTGCTGGTGTATGTAGAGCCTAAAGCTTATTACAACATGCCATACGCTGACAAGGCGCGTATGGCCAAAGTCATAGGCAAGATAAACTGGGGATTCAGAGGCGAAGACCGCCACATGATGCTTATCGTCCCAGGGCGTATCGGAACTTCGTCGCCAGAACTTGGCGTTCCTACTACGTTTGCAGATATAAGCGAATTTGAGGCAGTGTGCGAAGTAGAAGAGAAGGAAGCAGGCTATAATCCTGAGCTTTCCTACGGAAGTCATATCTTCCAGGATCTTGTAGAGGCAGATATACTTTATACGGCTGTATTTGCCAATGAGAAAACTCTTCACTTTTCGCTAGATATACTTAAAGAGCATAAAAATATAGCATCTGAATATATTGCGAATGATGCCGATGCTGATATAGTAAAGGTATATGATCTGAAAGATTCTGAATGTAATCTTTATTATGACCTTGAGCAGAATCATTTGTTGCTTAGTTTTGAGTGA
- a CDS encoding amino acid ABC transporter ATP-binding protein yields the protein MIKLENVNKSFGDLHVLKDVNLEVKEGEKLVIIGPSGSGKSTTVRCMNFLETPTSGHVYIDGVELTHKNKTKVVRDSTSMVFQQFNLYPHMTVLKNLTLAPMKLHHKSKKDAEELAYHYLDVVGLKDKAGVYPTTLSGGQQQRIAIARALCSQSKIILFDEPTSALDPETIQEVLDVMIKLAKENITMVVVTHEMGFARQVADRVIFMEDGQIIESGTPEHFFTSPKSDRVKQFLGKIIR from the coding sequence ATGATAAAGCTTGAAAATGTAAATAAAAGCTTTGGAGATCTGCATGTATTAAAAGATGTGAATCTTGAAGTTAAAGAAGGAGAAAAGCTCGTTATCATAGGTCCGTCCGGCTCCGGTAAATCAACAACCGTAAGATGTATGAACTTCCTTGAAACGCCCACAAGCGGGCATGTTTATATTGACGGAGTAGAGCTTACACATAAGAACAAGACTAAGGTTGTCCGTGACAGTACATCAATGGTCTTCCAGCAGTTCAATCTTTATCCGCACATGACTGTTTTAAAGAACCTGACGCTTGCACCCATGAAGCTTCATCATAAATCAAAAAAGGACGCTGAAGAACTTGCATATCATTATCTTGATGTTGTTGGACTTAAAGATAAGGCTGGAGTATATCCAACAACTCTGTCAGGAGGTCAGCAGCAAAGGATCGCCATAGCAAGAGCTCTTTGTTCACAAAGTAAGATCATCCTTTTTGACGAACCAACATCGGCTCTTGACCCTGAGACTATTCAGGAAGTTCTTGATGTAATGATAAAGCTTGCAAAGGAAAACATAACCATGGTCGTAGTTACCCATGAGATGGGCTTTGCAAGGCAGGTCGCAGACAGAGTGATATTCATGGAGGATGGCCAGATCATTGAGTCAGGAACTCCGGAACACTTCTTTACAAGTCCCAAGAGTGACCGCGTTAAGCAGTTTTTGGGCAAGATAATACGATAA
- a CDS encoding transporter substrate-binding domain-containing protein: MKKRLLSAFMAGIMGVMLAACGGADSASDVASISEDTPATPTAGEPSEGSYSEDVQAIIDRGVLRVGVKNAVVGFGYEDPLTGEYSGMEIELAKELADKLGVEVEFTAVTAATRTELLDSGDIDCVLATFTITDERKESWDFTTPYYTDYVSVLVEDASGIKTLSDIVGTTVGVSSGSTSAKSLVKAMIEEGLISGDGFDEESFDPATWTEGVSFQQYDDYPTISTALSAGEVDAFCVDKSILAIYKTEGRFYIEAEFAPQDYGIATTKGSGLSEVAEELVKEDLGDGTIDTLISENGLD; encoded by the coding sequence ATGAAAAAAAGATTACTTAGTGCATTTATGGCAGGAATTATGGGAGTGATGCTTGCAGCCTGCGGCGGAGCAGATTCAGCTTCAGATGTAGCTTCTATTTCAGAAGATACACCGGCAACGCCAACTGCTGGCGAACCTTCCGAGGGCTCATATTCTGAAGATGTACAGGCCATTATAGACAGGGGAGTATTAAGAGTAGGTGTTAAGAATGCAGTTGTTGGATTTGGATACGAGGATCCTCTTACAGGAGAATATTCCGGTATGGAGATCGAACTTGCCAAGGAACTTGCAGATAAGCTCGGAGTTGAAGTTGAGTTTACCGCAGTAACCGCAGCTACAAGAACAGAGCTTCTTGATTCAGGAGATATCGACTGTGTTCTTGCAACTTTCACTATCACAGATGAGAGAAAAGAGAGCTGGGATTTCACCACACCATATTATACGGATTACGTAAGCGTACTTGTAGAAGATGCTTCAGGCATCAAGACTTTAAGCGATATCGTAGGTACAACAGTAGGCGTATCCTCAGGTTCAACCTCAGCTAAGTCCCTTGTAAAAGCCATGATCGAGGAAGGCCTTATAAGCGGCGATGGATTCGATGAAGAAAGCTTTGATCCAGCAACATGGACTGAAGGCGTTTCATTCCAGCAGTATGATGACTATCCAACTATCTCAACAGCACTTAGCGCCGGAGAAGTAGATGCATTCTGCGTTGATAAGTCAATCCTTGCAATCTACAAGACAGAGGGCAGATTTTATATCGAAGCTGAGTTTGCTCCACAGGACTACGGCATTGCAACTACTAAAGGTTCAGGACTTTCAGAAGTTGCTGAAGAATTGGTAAAAGAAGATCTGGGCGACGGAACAATTGATACTCTGATTTCTGAAAACGGATTGGATTAA
- a CDS encoding amino acid ABC transporter permease, translating into MSGLFSARAWTKIWIYRGTFLLGLFNTLRTALVALLLALALGIIFGLMATSSKKVLRFISRVYVEVIQNTPVLLQMCFLYYALAFSGHSPGIIVTGILALGIYTGAYMAEVIRAGIESVPKGQFEAARAQGFGYAGQMYYIIIPQSIKVILPPMTNVIVNMIKNTSCLYIVGGADLLSLTYSFVTGENTGGSYAPAYIVCGVIFFLICFPLSTFATMWESSLKKRDQRVFQRSTVKEA; encoded by the coding sequence ATGTCAGGATTATTTTCTGCTAGAGCCTGGACTAAGATATGGATCTATAGGGGAACTTTCCTCCTTGGCCTTTTTAATACATTACGAACTGCGCTGGTAGCGTTACTTCTTGCCCTTGCCCTTGGTATCATCTTCGGGCTTATGGCAACAAGTAGTAAAAAGGTACTGAGATTTATAAGCAGGGTATATGTAGAGGTAATACAGAATACACCGGTTCTTTTGCAGATGTGCTTTTTGTACTATGCACTGGCATTTTCAGGACACAGCCCTGGAATAATAGTAACCGGAATCCTGGCACTTGGTATATATACCGGTGCTTACATGGCAGAAGTTATAAGGGCAGGTATTGAATCAGTTCCAAAGGGACAGTTTGAAGCTGCCAGAGCCCAGGGATTTGGATATGCCGGTCAGATGTATTACATAATCATTCCTCAAAGTATCAAGGTGATCTTACCGCCTATGACCAATGTTATCGTCAACATGATAAAGAATACATCTTGTCTTTATATTGTTGGAGGAGCTGACCTGTTATCACTTACATACAGTTTCGTTACAGGTGAAAATACAGGCGGCTCCTATGCCCCCGCGTATATAGTATGCGGCGTGATCTTTTTCCTGATATGTTTCCCTCTGTCAACATTTGCAACTATGTGGGAATCATCTCTTAAGAAAAGAGATCAGAGAGTGTTTCAAAGAAGTACTGTAAAGGAGGCATGA